A genome region from Marasmius oreades isolate 03SP1 chromosome 5, whole genome shotgun sequence includes the following:
- a CDS encoding uncharacterized protein (BUSCO:EOG09261CXQ) has protein sequence MPRIIIKGGVWKNTEDEVLKAAIAKYGKNQWARISSLLVRKTPKQCKARWYEWLDPSIKKTEWSKTEDEKLLHLAKLMPTQWRTIAPIVGRTATQCLERYQKLLDEAEAKENEELGLAGPEGDVGPSADDVRRLRPGEIDPDPETKPARPDPIDMDEDEKEMLSEARARLANTQGKKAKRKARERQLEEARRLAVLQKKRELKAAGIIMRHKTKKKGMDYNADIPFEKKPAPGFYDTAEEQARVAAAPVGQTLRRLENKRKPEEEEAERKKRQRKNGAGKEAEGSGHQTKFIAARDAQIQKLKEAESIGKRRKLMLPAAQVGEAELDHIVKIGQAGESAKALVSGGSDASGRLLSDYEGLEDAKMARTPRTVAQQDNVLMEARNLRNMTIAQTPLLGEENTPLHIDSGGGTGFDGATPRHQVAFTPNPLATPLRSVGDVSATPHGDGVASATPIRTPLRDNLAINPDGSTISGDTPREQYLRQHSAKRALQAGFLNLPEPENNFELLVPEEEPDGEEDAQTSRVVEIDAAERDARLKRIQEEEERKALARRSQVVRMGLPRPANVDPEALLAHLSIQEEGNVTDAQTLINRELTQLMLHDSILHPIVGTSRPGGSRSSYEVPDDDSMDTARSAIHLELASLVGFPQASPEQVREGLKSLAKTDEIDESLSWASICKSLVYNTQTKTWVQPSELSLDERIAGYEVQLEECREMMSREAQKSGKAEKKLGKILGGYQVRAQMLAKRVTDAFAQLEKTHVDYQSFSQLLTNETAVGPRRLAALREEVEVLERREKLLQERYADLDSERRESEARVAVLEEKLMAEAEALNEEHLAQMESVEA, from the exons ATGCCCAGAATAATCATCAAAGGAG GTGTATGGAAG AACACCGAGGATGAGGTTCTCAAAGCAGCCATCGCAAAATATGGCAAGAACCAATG GGCGCGTATATCGTCTCTTCTTGTCCGTAAAACTCCAAAACAATGCAAGGCACGGTGGTATGAATGGCTGGATCCCTCAATTAAGAAGACGGAGTGGTCAAAG ACTGAAGACGAGAAACTTCTACATCTGGCCAAACTCATGCCCACACAGTGGCGAACTATTGCTCCCATTGTCGGTCGCACTGCAACTCAATGCCTCGAACGCTACCAGAAGCTCCTTGACGAGGCTGAGGCCaaagagaatgaagaatTAGGCCTTGCTGGTCCAGAGGGTGATGTCGGGCCCAGTGCTGACGATGTTCGTCGATTGCGACCTGGAGAGATAGATCCCGACCCAGAAACTAAACCGGCACGTCCTGATCCAATCGACATGGATGAAGATG aaaaggaaatgttgtcCGAAGCCCGTGCTCGTCTAGCTAACACACAAGGCAAGAAAGCTAAACGGAAGGCCCGTGAGCGCCAACTTGAAGAAGCAAGACGGCTGGCTGTGTTGCAGAAGAAGCGGGAGCTTAAGGCAGCTGGTATAAT AATGAGGcacaagacgaagaaaaaagGAATGGAT TATAACGCCGATATACCCTTTGAAAAGAAACCTGCTCCTGGGTTTTATGACACAGCCGAGGAACAGGCGCGTGTAGCCGCGGCTCCCGTCGGTCAAACCTTACGACGGCTTGAAAATAAACGTAaaccagaggaagaagaggccgAGAGGAAGAAGCGGCAGCGGAAGAATGGTGCGGGTAAGGAGGCAGAGGGTTCTGGGCACCAGACGAAATTTATTGCTGCGCGGGACGCTCAAATCCAGAAGCTCAAGGAAGCAGAATCGAtagggaagagaagaaaattGATGCTTCCCGCCGCTCAAGTGGGTGAAGCAGAGCTCGATCATATAGTGAAGATTGGTCAAGCTGGGGAAAGCGCGAAGGCGTTGGTTAGTGGAGGTAGTGACGCGAGTGGCCGGCTATTGAGCGATTACGAAGGCCTGGAAGATGCCAAAATGGCCCGAACCCCTCGCACAGTAGCTCAGC AGGATAATGTGCTTATGGAAGCCCGCAATTTGAGAAACATGACCATCGCTCAAACACCCCTGCTTGGCGAGGAAAACACTCCATTACATATCGATAGCGGTGGCGGCACCGGTTTTGATGGCGCGACTCCTCGTCACCAAGTTGCTTTTACTCCCAATCCCCTTGCAACCCCTCTAAGATCCGTAGGAGATGTTTCGGCCACACCCCACGGTGATGGCGTAGCCTCTGCCACACCTATTCGCACACCCCTCCGGGATAATCTAGCGATTAATCCAGACGGATCAACTATATCAGGAGATACACCTAGAGAGCAGTATTTACGCCAACATTCAGCGAAGCGAGCGTTACAAGCAGGCTTCCTCAACCTGCCCGAGCCCGAAAATAACTTTGAACTCTTAGTGCCTGAAGAGGAACCGGACGGCGAGGAAGATGCTCAAACATCACGAGTCGTTGAGATTGACGCCGCTGAGCGCGACGCGAGGCTGAAGCGTAttcaagaagaggaggagaggaaggcgTTAGCTCGACGATCTCAAGTAGTTCGTATGGGCCTACCAAGACCCGCCAATGTCGATCCGGAAGCTCTTTTGGCGCATCTTTCGATTCAGGAAGAGGGAAATGTGACCGACGCACAAACGTTGATAAATCGTGAGCTCACCCAGCTCATGCTTCATGATTCAATCCTACACCCTATCGTCGGTACTTCGCGGCCAGGGGGTTCCAGGTCTTCGTACGAAGTGCCAGATGACGATAGTATGGACACAGCACGTTCTGCCATTCATCTTGAATTGGCCTCCCTTGTTGGTTTCCCCCAAGCCAGTCCGGAACAGGTTCGCGAAGGGCTCAAGTCTTTGGCCAAAACGGATGAAATTGACGAAAGTTTATCCTGGGCTTCGATCTGCAAGAGCCTCGTGTATAATACTCAAACCAAAACATGGGTTCAACCGTCAGAACTATCACTAGACGAACGTATTGCTGGATACGAGGTTCAACTCGAGGAGTGCCGAGAAATGATGTCCAGGGAAGCGCAGAAGTCTGGGAAAGCTGAGAAGAAGTTGGGTAAAATCTTAGGTGGCTATCAAGTTCGCGCACAAATGTTGGCAAAGAGAGTTACGGATGCTTTTGCCCAACTCGAGAAGACTCACGTCGATTACCAGAGCTTCTCTCAACTACTCACCAACGAAACAGCTGTCGGGCCTCGTAGACTTGCGGCATTGAgggaggaggtggaggtaCTGGAGCGAAGAGAGAAGTTGTTACAAGAACGATATGCAGATTTGGATTCAGAGAGGAGAGAGTCTGAAGCAAGGGTAGCGGTATTGGAAGAAAAGTTGATGGCTGAAGCTGAGGCACTGAACGAAGAACATCTTGCGCAGATGGAGAGTGTTGAAGCATAG
- the UCK1 gene encoding UMP-CMP kinase (BUSCO:EOG09264O6J), whose protein sequence is MPAVIDKIAEALHLHKNRSTVASTPAFDEKKVTVIFVLGGPGAGKGTQCARLVQDHDFCHLSAGDLLRAEQHREGSEYGQLIQTCIKEGTIVPMEVTVKLLEKAMKAAIAEKNSEGWEDGRGRFLIDGFPRKMDQAEMFEQEVCKPSMVLFFTTTEEVMLERLLERGKTSGREDDNVESIKKRFRTYKEQTMPVIEQYEKLGKVAEIDSSVTIEEVHEKAKVAVQKSLARSN, encoded by the exons ATGCCCGCCGTCATCGATAAAATCGCTGAAGCCCTACACTTGCACAAGAACCGTTCGACGGTGGCATCTACCCCCGCATTTGACGAGAAAAAGGTTACTGTGATCTTTGTATTGGGCGGTCCTGGTGCAG GGAAAGGAACCCAATGCGCTCGCCTCGTGCAGGATCATGATTTCTGTCATTTGTCTG CTGGTGATCTCCTTCGTGCCGAACAGCATCGTGAGGGCTCCGAATACGGGCAACTAATACAGACATGTATTAAAGAAGGCACCATCGTACCCATGGAAGTCACTGTGAAACTCCTCGAGAAGGCGATGAAGGCTGCTATTGCTGAAAAAAATagtgaaggatgggaagacgGTCGTGGGCGTTTCCTCATAGACGGTTTCCCGAGAAAGATGGACCAGGCAGAGATGTTTGAGCAGGAAGTTTGCAAGCCTTCCATGGTGTTATTCTTTACGACTACCGAAGAGGTTATGCTTGAACGCCTCCTCGAACGTGGAAAAACCAGTGGTCGTGAGGATGATAATGTTGAGAGCATCAAAAAGCGATTTC GTACGTACAAGGAACAGACCATGCCCGTGATTGAGCAATACGAGAAGCTCGGAAAAGTTGCAGAGATCGATAGCTCCGTTACGATCGAGGAGGTGCACGAGAAGGCGAAAGTAGCTGTTCAGAAAAGTCTCGCTCGGTCAAACTAG
- a CDS encoding uncharacterized protein (CAZy:AA3), translating to MIPSPITLILFASSCLGAMFTHSGDLPKREYDFVVVAGAAGAVIASRLTENSRISVLLLEAGGSNENVLDSMVPAFAGLMAPGTIWDWNFTSTPQTAINNRSVAAARGFMLGGSTSINFMVYTRGSAEDFDRYAEITGDKGWSWDRLQPYIRKVRTASAGARLALNFSSVPQNERFLSPPRDQHIEPAPQFNPRVHSFNGINTVSLEGFPKDINGRVIQTVRDFHSDFPFNLDMNSGNHLGVGWVQATVNKGVRSSSAISYLAPSIMKRSNLHVLLNARVTRANGKPSKGGKLTFNSVQYTENGGKTSQTVSANKEIILCAGAMMTPHILLHSGIGDSPTLKALGIPPVHHLPSVGQNFSDQPSLRNQWLVNSTDTQETIAQNATFTTEQLDRWRRTKTGPLVDPPNSFLGWLRLPDKAAIFQRFRDPTPGPRTAHFEFIIANGLLSRSTPATGNFLRFGTAVVQPISRGSVSIKSTNPLDPPVIDYRLLTSEYDVVVLREAFRRSNQFLSHPVWKDYLLKPPTNATTDEEIDLYIRANAGPMNHPVGSCSMSSRSAKYGVVDPDLKVKGVDGLRIVDASIFPVTPTAHTQAPVYIIAERAADLIKATWWH from the exons ATGATTCCCTCACCAATAACCCTCATCCTCTTTGCATCATCATGTCTAGGGGCTATGTTCACACATTCAGGCGATCTCCCGAAGAGGGAGTATgacttcgtcgtcgtcg CTGGTGCGGCAGGAGCAGTGATTGCCAGTCGTCTCACGGAAAATTCTAGAATTTCTGTCCTTCTCCTTGAGGCGGGTGGATC TAACGAGAACGTCCTTGACTCCATGGTACCTGCTTTCGCGGGCCTGATGGCACCGGGAACGATTTGGGACTGGAACTTCACAT CTACACCTCAGACTGCAATAAACAATCGGAGTGTTGCCGCCGCTCGTGGCTTTATGCTCGGTGGAAGCACATCCATTA ACTTCATGGTGTACACACGGGGCAGTGCCGAAGACTTTGATCGATATGCCGAAATCACCGGCGACAAGGGTTGGTCTTGGGACCGCCTTCAGCCGTATATTCGGAAGGTTCGTACGGCTTCGGCCGGCGCGCGACTTGCACTGAACTTTAGTTCTGTTCCTCAGAATGAACGTTTTCTCTCGCCGCCTCGCGACCAGCATATCGAACCAGCACCTCAGTTCAATCCTCGAGTGCATAGCTTCAATGGCATCAACACCGTCTCATTAGAGGGCTTCCCCAAAGATATCAACGGAAGGGTGATTCAGACCGTTCGCGACTTCCATTCGGATTTTCCTTTCAATCTGGATATGAATTCAGGAAACCACCTTGGCGTTG GCTGGGTACAAGCTACCGTCAACAAGGGAGTTAGAAGCAGTTCTGCAATTTCCTACCTGGCTCCGAGCATCATGAAACGATCAAATTTACATGTTTTACTGAATGCCCGAGTTACCCGAGCAAACGGAAAACCTAGCAAGGGGGGGAAACTGACTTTTAATTCGGTGCAATACACGGAAAATGGCGGAA AGACTTCACAAACTGTTTCTGCTAATAAGGAGATCATTCTCTGTGCAGGAGCAATGATGACGCCCCATATACTCCTACACTCTGGAATTGGCGATTCCCCAACCCTCAAAGCACTGGGCATCCCACCTGTCCACCATCTACCATCTGTCGGTCAAAATTTTTCGGATCAGCCCTCCCTTCGAAATCAGTGGCTAGTCAACTCAACAGATACCCAAGAAACGATTGCTCAAAATGCCACATTCACCACTGAGCAATTGGACAGGTGGCGGAGGACAAAAACAGGTCCTCTTGTCGATCCACCCAACTCCTTTTTAGGATGGCTTCGGCTTCCAGACAAAGCGGCCATCTTTCAACGGTTTCGAGATCCTACTCCTGGTCCCCGCACTGCTCATTTTGAATTCATAATTGCT AACGGCTTGCTCTCGCGTTCCACACCAGCGACAGGGAATTTCTTGCGCTTTGGTACAGCGGTCGTACAGCCAATTTCAA GGGGCTCGGTCAGCATAAAGTCCACGAACCCTCTCGACCCTCCGGTTATCGACTACAGGTTGCTCACCTCCGAGTATGACGTGGTCGTTCTCAGGGAAGCGTTCCGACGGTCGAACCAGTTTCTTTCACACCCGGTTTGGAAGGACTATCTTCTCAAACCCCCGACAAATGCAACTACTGACGAGGAAATTGACCTCTATATTAGAGCAAACGCTGGGCCAATGAATCACCCTGTTGGGTCTTGCTCGATGAGCTCAAGGAGTGCAAAGTACGGTGTTGTTGATCCTGATTTGAAGGTTAAGGGAGTGGATGGACTCCGAATAGTGGATGCTTCTATATTC CCTGTGACACCAACTGCTCATACGCAAGCACCGGTATATATCATTGCCGAAAGGGCTGCAGACCTGATCAAGGCGACATGGTGGCACTGA